Proteins from one Streptococcus mitis B6 genomic window:
- a CDS encoding ribosomal-processing cysteine protease Prp, protein MIQAVFERAEDGELRSAEITGHAESGEYGLDVVCASVSTLAINFINSIEKFAGYEPILELNEDEGGYLMVEIPKDLPSHQREMTQLFFESFFLGMANLSENSSEFVQTRVITEN, encoded by the coding sequence ATGATACAGGCAGTCTTTGAGAGAGCCGAAGATGGCGAGCTGAGGAGTGCGGAAATTACTGGACACGCCGAGAGTGGCGAATACGGCTTAGATGTCGTGTGTGCATCGGTTTCTACGCTTGCCATTAACTTTATCAATTCTATTGAGAAATTTGCAGGCTATGAACCAATCCTAGAATTAAACGAAGATGAAGGTGGTTATCTGATGGTTGAAATTCCAAAAGATCTTCCTTCACACCAGAGAGAAATGACCCAGTTATTTTTTGAATCATTTTTCTTAGGTATGGCAAACTTATCGGAGAACTCTTCTGAGTTCGTCCAAACCAGAGTTATCACAGAAAACTAA
- the rplU gene encoding 50S ribosomal protein L21, producing MSTYAIIKTGGKQVKVEVGQAVYVEKLNVEAGQEVTFNEVVLVGGENTVVGTPLVAGATVVGTVEKQGKQKKVVTYKYKPKKGSHRKQGHRQPYTKVVINAINA from the coding sequence ATGAGCACATACGCAATTATCAAAACTGGCGGAAAACAAGTTAAAGTTGAAGTTGGTCAAGCAGTTTACGTTGAAAAATTGAACGTTGAAGCTGGTCAAGAAGTTACTTTTAACGAAGTTGTTCTTGTTGGTGGTGAAAACACTGTTGTCGGAACTCCACTTGTTGCTGGAGCTACTGTAGTTGGAACTGTTGAAAAACAAGGAAAACAAAAGAAAGTTGTTACTTACAAGTACAAACCTAAAAAAGGTAGCCACCGTAAACAAGGTCACCGTCAACCATATACTAAAGTTGTCATCAACGCAATCAACGCTTAA
- a CDS encoding IS30-like element ISSmi1 family transposase — protein MTKKQKHLTLEDRIDIQTGISQQETFRSIAEKMGKDPSTISKEIKRNRIMHPTSVKSDCTDCPLLKKAPYVCNNCPKKRTDCGFNRYLYYAKKAQEQYETMLRESRQGIPLNKESFYQMDKILTQGIQKKQSIYHIIQTHNLPVSKATVYRHAKLGYLTAKPIDFPRMVTFKERRKSRKVAIPKELKIGRTYQDFQELRETDDFFKWLEMDTVIGRPGGKLLLTFNVSFCNFLFALLLDNKTALEVATKFAALKERVMDGGYAFHQLFPVILTDNGSEFAYVEELERDIDGKSHLYFCDPSRPDQKGRIEKNHTVLRAILPKGTSFDQLTQKDVNLVISHVNSLKREEFQGKSAYDVFTFTFGEDIAALLGCQFVKPEDTHLSPDLLK, from the coding sequence ATGACGAAAAAACAAAAACATCTCACTCTAGAAGACCGTATTGACATCCAAACTGGAATCAGCCAACAGGAGACTTTCCGTTCCATCGCTGAGAAGATGGGGAAAGACCCGTCAACGATTTCAAAGGAAATCAAGCGCAATCGCATCATGCATCCAACATCCGTCAAATCTGATTGCACGGATTGCCCTCTTCTCAAAAAAGCTCCTTATGTCTGTAACAACTGTCCAAAAAAGAGGACGGATTGTGGGTTTAACCGCTATCTTTACTACGCGAAAAAGGCACAGGAGCAGTACGAGACTATGTTGAGGGAATCCAGACAGGGCATTCCCCTAAACAAGGAAAGTTTTTATCAGATGGACAAGATCTTAACCCAAGGCATCCAGAAGAAACAAAGCATCTACCATATCATTCAGACACATAACCTACCTGTGTCGAAAGCTACGGTGTATCGGCATGCCAAGCTGGGCTATCTGACAGCCAAGCCCATTGATTTCCCTCGGATGGTCACGTTCAAGGAACGCAGAAAATCCAGAAAAGTAGCTATTCCCAAAGAGCTGAAAATTGGGCGGACCTATCAAGATTTCCAAGAGTTACGAGAAACTGATGATTTCTTCAAATGGTTGGAAATGGACACGGTCATCGGCAGACCTGGTGGAAAGCTACTGCTCACCTTCAACGTTTCCTTCTGTAATTTCCTCTTCGCCTTGCTTTTGGACAACAAGACTGCTCTGGAAGTCGCCACTAAATTCGCAGCTTTGAAAGAAAGAGTCATGGACGGAGGGTATGCGTTCCATCAGCTGTTCCCTGTCATTCTCACAGACAACGGATCTGAGTTCGCCTATGTGGAGGAGCTTGAGCGAGACATTGATGGGAAGTCTCACCTCTACTTCTGCGACCCTAGCCGTCCTGACCAGAAGGGGCGGATTGAGAAGAACCATACGGTTTTGCGAGCCATTCTTCCCAAGGGCACTTCCTTTGACCAACTGACTCAGAAAGACGTCAATCTAGTCATTTCCCATGTCAATTCCTTGAAACGAGAAGAGTTTCAAGGAAAATCTGCTTACGACGTCTTCACCTTCACCTTTGGCGAGGACATCGCTGCTCTTCTGGGTTGCCAATTTGTCAAACCAGAAGACACACACTTATCACCTGATTTATTGAAATAA